The Sesamum indicum cultivar Zhongzhi No. 13 linkage group LG6, S_indicum_v1.0, whole genome shotgun sequence genomic interval CTTCCAGATTGAAAGCAAATCATCTCCCTCAGGAACCTCATCTCGAGTCTGGTCTGAGGACTCAGCAACGTCATTGTCAGGCAAGTTTTGATATTCATAATCTGCACGTATGCATCCAAAGGGAACATTAGAAttcataaactaaaaaaatgacCCCACATTGAATTACAGATGTAGCGGCATTATCTGGCAGTGATAACCCCAAATAGATTCTAAACTTCTTCGAGGTTTTCCAGCACCTTTTGCAGTGAACTGAAAACCTAAAGTGTATTGCTTAAATCCGTATCTTGAGATTGTCTGCCATCTCTGAATCAGAATATGACCAGTCTATGTAAATGAGATAATACATAAATCCTACTGATGCGAATAACTTGCATGATCTCAATTCTAAATGGAACATCTCATGTGAACCCATTTTTTCCGTATCCTATGTTAGAGAacccatttttctttcattatcTATTGGACACCAAACAGATACTTATAGGTAAAATTAGTTTACATTTATGTAATAGCTCCATGGATGTAAAGGGAACATGTTAACAATAAACAGAGAAAGTTCCACCAATGAGGATTACCTCTGTTACCATCATGGACAGAGAAAATGTCAACAATGCTCCCATTTCCATATTCATCTTCAAGGATTTCAGAGTACTTATAAGGAGCCGTGTTTTTATCCTTGTATGAAGCAGTTTCTGCTGGTACCCAGTCATCTGGCCTCTCACTTCTTGATCTGCTTAACCAATGTTATGTTAGAGGTGGAACTATCGCGCattccttctctttctttttacgatcaaaaataaatttataggaTACTAACTGTATATAGAGTTAGATAGAACAAAATTGAGTTTATTAACCAAAGACCTACAGTGGCAGAGACAAGTAGGGCCAACGCTTATCTTGGGCATAGGCATGTAATAGCAGTAACCCGAATTGCAGTACCGTCAATGAAGCTTCCCAGAGAGTAATGACATTCGGTGTCCATACCTGCACATTTTAAGTTATGTGAACCCCAGTGAGCTTATGTTTTGACAGAGCATTACAATGTGATTAGGTAAAATGCTGCTGCGTTGGGGAGGCATGCGAGGGGTAATATTGTCGCGTGGTGAgatcaaatgaaaataagttGATACAAGAAGGGTGTCATGTCAATTGCACACTCTAAACTGGGCCAAACACTAAACAAATAGATAAGTATGCTTGGCTGGAGATCAACCAGTTCAATCTGATGGACTCACAGAATAAGCTAGCTGTGTAAATTTTGAAGAGTTCAGATTGATTAGGCAGGCTCAGATACTCATAAGTTTTATCTCTTCAATCACAGAATATGTTTCAACAGGATTAGTAAATATTGTAATCATTGTTGATTAGCAGAACAAGCAGCCCTGCAAGACTGGAGGAATTCCCACAATTTGTGTCTTCATAAAATTCTCTTCTTCTGCTCTCGTCATCAATGAAAATCCattatgagaaaataaataagaaaattattaccaggtgatatataaaaaagttatatagaGTGAAATTCTTATACTAAGATCAAGTTGAACTCAAATGCTTCAGGCGGCCACTCCAATTGAAGCAACAATAAACAATACTAAGCAACAATAAATTCTTATATAAAGCAATAAACTCTATATTCTTAAGCAACAAATTAAACATACTAACACATGTATCTAAAACACTCACATTAAATTTCTCATATTCTTATTCACTTGTTTCTTTCGGTGTCTCATATCAATGTTCGTTCTCACGGGATCAATACATCCATTCCTTATTATGTTTCAAACTATAATAAATCCATACAAGAATGAATTTTTGTGTCTACCTTAGTCAAATCAAAAGCATGTGGACTACAAACCCCTTTATATAACAGATCaagtaaaagaattttttaaaacgcTGACCCAATATGCTACTTGTCAATTGTAACAGAAAATTTATTCCAAGTCAAGTGAAGACATTCAATTCAGATGGTGAAAGtcttgattataatttttccttatcCCGTCTATgtgaaattgaattgaaacTTCATTATTTCTATTGAGAAAACGATAATTGTAtcctctattattttttcctacaAATCTTAAATAAAGGACTAACTATTACCATAAAAGACCCAACTATTAGACCTTTTAGAAGCTACAGTAACCAACAAAGTCTTGTGAACAGTACTAAATAAATTAGGGAGACAAATGAGCAAGAAATGAGGGGTGGAATTCAGAAATTCTAGTACAACCAATCAAATAGAACTTAAGATATCCAACGTTTATCTTCCCAAATTCCATGCAATAAAATTGGGTTGAGAAGAACAAATATCACCTCCAAAGTTATATATAGCCAGATGTAAGCCCAGAAAGACCAAAAGAGCTCTATAAGCCAGACTCCAATGtctgatatttttttgagttCTCCAGCTTTAGGAACCACAACACAAACAGCATGGATtggaaataaatcaaaagcaGCAGAACCAACAAGTGTTCCAGGACCTAAACCTGTTAATTCATTGATGGTAAAACAATTACAATTCTAGTTAAACCAAGTTCCTGATAAAAGTTCAGACAGTTCTcagtcaattaaaaaattttaaaaataaagtttagaGAAACATTACCAACATATCAAAACATTTTTGCAATGTCTCCTAATCAAGACCTTTTTCATGATGTTTCCTAATTCATCAATATCTCATATTCTAGTATCCTAATCAAAACGTATTTCATCATGTCTGCTTCATCAATATCTCGTCATCTAAAACTCAGGAAACCCTGAGCTACAAAAGTTAATTTCGTAAGTCTCATTTACAAACAACAGTGTCTCTTTTATTGTAACTACAAAGCCACACAAAATGAAACGTGAGACAAGTTATTTGACCATGGTGAGAATCATGCCAATTCTTAACTACCAACCAGTTTGAAAGTTGGTGAATGCAAGATTAGTTCCACCCAAGAAGCAAATATGGAGAGATAGatgatttattgcaaataCATAGAACATGAAAGAGAGACAAACCTCCAGCATACAAGTTCCCAAGATTCCTTATGGCATCAATGGTGGCCAAAGAAATCTGGGGAAAGCTAGTCCCGAATGCCAAAAGAGTAATGTCAGCTATGGTGTAATTCCAAACCTTTATGtgtttgacaattttggtATTAGTGCAAGGATCTATCTCTTCGACTCTCCGAGTATGCTTGACAACATTTTCCATAGACCGGAAGAAACGAGCAGTTATAGCTGATAAGCCTATGAAACAGTAGGCAAGAGCAACAAAATACAAGAATCCCTGCAAACCATTACCAAGCTTAGTTTCTTCATGGAAAAGCAAATAAAGTTGGCATTTCTCATTCCCAACCATATTGGAACCTCCATGTATGTTTTGGGCGGTGCTATTATTAAGAGGGTCCATCTCAACAAAGTAGTTTATCTTTCACAGCTCATCCATGAACAGAAAGTGATCCTCCTGAAGAAATAACATACCTATTAAGTATTACTTACATAATTAATCGTCAGCGCTCAAAACAACCATGAATAAACATcataaaacaaatgaaagCTAGAAGTAACATTAAGCTAACATCATTTTGCAGAACCACTAAGCTCACAGAGCATTGCACAGCCTATATCGAGAATCATGCTggagttgatttttttatcaccTCAGCAAAAATATGTTGGGTTACCAACTGAACACGAAGCAGAGGGGGGAAGAAGGCACATATGACTTGTATGACGAGAATCACTTACCAAGTACACCTAACTACAAGCTATATAAAAGACGAAGAGAACACCAAAACTTGTCAGAATAATTCCCCACACAGCCCAAACAAAATTTCCTAGTTCCTCAAGACAACCAGAGCCAAGTACCCCATCCACTAGTAAAATCGGCACTCCTGTACTGTGTGCCTAACCTCTAATATAACACCTGTACAACACCAAACCTTACGCACACCGCTCCACATTTTCATGACCTAAAAGTATTTAAGAGTGCCCGGGACTCAGATCAAAAATACCTGGCAGAAATTAATTACAGCCCcaccataaaataaaatgctttgtaaaacatatttattccACTTTCCTGTTACGATCAAACAGAGCATGACTTCTaccaaggaaaaaaaaaacagtagcCAATAATCATAgatagaaaatcaaaatttaccaaactCCAGTTTAGCCGTCGGTATTCGCCCCTCTAACGGAGAAAACAAATacaggaggaggaggagcaaAAACTCACCACCATGACCGCGTGTTTCCGGCCGCGAGATCAGCACATGCCGCCGAGACGACGAACGAGAAGGTGTCAGCGGTGATGGAGGTGAGTGGCAAACGTGCATGGAATTGGATAGGAATCTGAGCTTTGTCTCTTATATTCAGTTAGTAAGAGCATCCCTGTTGGAtcctatttttctaatttcccTTTTTCCCTAAAATGGAAGAAGATTTGATTAGTAAATGTAATTAGTAATCAGTGTTATTGCCTGGAATGTAACAACTACTTGCTTGTCTGTCCCTACCTCTACTCTTAATAACCACTCTGCATCTATCTATAAGTCCACATCATTTCACATCCACTTGGATTAGcgacttttttattaatcatcCGAATCAAATTACGCTattaagagaagaaaatatctTCTTCTACTCCAACTCTAaatcattttcatattagtccacattattattttattagccACGAAAACATATTTTTGCTCATTATTATGATTCCATCTCAATCATTTGGAATTTGACCGGACCACGTTAGTGGTGTTTGAAATTTACTCTTAGAAGACCGGACGTTTTTTAttgtatcattttttatttctttttactaGTATGAAAAATAGACATGGTCGAGCGAGAGTCGTCGCGTAATTTGGTGGAGGTTAGTTTTGACAGTGGAGAATTCACAAGTGAAACTAGCCAAGATTTAGGTGTGAAAGAGGGAGGCAAGCAAGAATCACGTGAATGAGATAAGCAGAATGGTACTGGAAGCCAGTCACTGTTAATGACATCATAAGCTATTCTTGGGGGGCAGCTTCCCCGGTTTAAATAAGTTGACAGATCTGTATGGGATGAGATGAAATCAGGATTTGGCAAGATATTCTGTCAAGTGGGGTTACCATGTGTAACagctttttttaatttaaaatgtgaCTACTTATCAACAGCTCATTGATTACATATCCATAAAATGGCTGGCATTTGccaaacatcaaatatatacaacTAGGTCACAGCTTACGTTAATTACTATATAGAATCTGAGAaccataaaattatcaaagttTGGATgaatggattttgatttctttttcttggacacgaatggattttaatttcaaatgactaCATATgattacatattaaataaatttgaaaccCATTGCAATGTTCCTAAAAATAGCTTAACATAAGAATTTGAaggatttattattatggatTTGAATCCTAAACTCCAAATCCATCAATCTGAAGacaatatgaaaaatcaaatgtaAAATTACTACATGAATCAGGAATCAACAGGTAAAGCGAAATGAAAATCAGAGGCATTTGGATAGAGAGAATTTTccttgaaaacaaaagaaaaccaCTGCAGGAGGAAAGTAAACAAGAAATGCCTCTACATGGGGTTTTGCTCGCTAGCAGATagcaaaattgatattaaaaagctttaaaagaaacaaataaaggTTAGCATTGAAAGCACTTGAACTTGTATAAGAATCATCTAGAGAACAAGGTATAGCATTGCAAAGCGGCAAAAATTGCACATGTACTGACATACGATATCTATTGCTACTGAATGAATTCCAGGAAATAAGAACAACATAAAGCTTCGCATTAAACAAAAGTGATAACTCATAATCTATCGAGTCAAGAAATTGCAGAAGAAAGACAGAACCAACAACATCAAATGATCCAAAAAGTGGTTCTGACAAAGTGGGGCAAGCAGAAGAGGAACATGAACCATAGATGTAAGTTTAGTCTTCTTCCTCTCCCTCTTGCTCAGCGATGTTGAAGTAGCGCAGTTCATAAACATTCCGGTCTTTGTTGGAAGCAATCACCCGAAGCCAATCCCTCACATTATGCTTCTTCAAGTATTTCTTCGTCAAATACTTGAGATACCTGGAAAGAAAATGCCGATCAGTAGAGAACTACACATTCTTCATTTTGTGATCCTACATCATCTATTCCTAATACAGGGCTCTGGCAAATCCCGCgaaagaaaaattgcataaaacttGTCAAAGTTCACGTTGCAATTTCATGTGGCATCAATCTTCTCCAGGCAAATAAGCAAAAGCATCATGCCATCAACAATAATTCCACTATTCAAAAACTCAACCATTAAACAGGGCAGTTGACAAGACACCAATTGTCATTTAGCTTAATTCCACAAAATCTAACATATACGCAAGGTTAAGCACAACCAAGGTTTCCAATGTGAAAAGGGCTGACTAAAACATGATTCCCTTAGTTTAACTTTAAGAGAAAACCAGAATAAAATGCTCGTACAACCAAACtggataaatatatttaatcacaTAACATAAagcttttttaattgtttgtcatttttctttaaaggtGAATGCAATGACATCCACTCTTCGCTCAATTTGCTTCTCGTTTTCACTTTTCAGTTTCTCTCTTCTAAATCCTGGATTCAAGTAGGGCATGAACATCCCATAGTGAATAATGATAACCACCAATAGCATGGCTGAAGTCTTCAGCCAATGACATGAACTCTAAAAAACGCAAGCAATTTCTAATGTGCTCGACCCAGCCGCACACAGTGGCAGTATAACattgagaaagaaaacataaagcCAGAATTCCAACATCATCCTTTCAATCGAACATGTTAAAACAAATCCAGCAGTTACACACAATGAAACACAAGACAAAATCACCTTTTAGAGAAAGCAGAATCGGCGGTGACAGTGATCTTGTTCTTCTCACGAGTGACGGTAACAGAATCACCAAGAGCGCCGGCTTTCCCGCCGACCTTAATTCTCTCCTGTAGGAACTTCTCGAGCGAAGCAATTTCCATAATCTTATCCTCCACAGGCTTCGAACAATCGATCACGAAGCTCACCCCCTTCTTCTTCCCGCCTTTCGCTCCCGCCGCTGCCGCGCCTTTACTCATCTTCGCTGCTTTTCTGCAAGCCAATCAACGAAATCAATCAGAAACTTCAAATTTGTAAACATTCGCGATGTGTGTGTGCATCTGTGCTAACAGGTAGATGTAAAAGATGAATATGGAGCAGAGCTTACGGTTATGGAGATGGACGGCCGATTGTGGAGAGAGTGAAAAGTGAATAAAAGTAAGATAGTAGAGGCGTCTAGGGTTTTGGTTTTGTTCCCGGGTTGAAGTTGAGCCGGGGGATGCCACTTTTTTAGGAACTATCTGATGCAGCGGATACATGAAGCTTAACGTGGTCTCTCATACTAATCCAACGGTCCTCCGTTTTCGtgaaaattgtataaaaataagtaattatagtGAAAGTTAATAGTgctcagaaaaaaaaaaaaaaagaaaatggaacaaaTCTGAAGTTGGAGtgttgagagaaaaaaatttaatatatataattcaacacaagttgcaaaaattgatgccggaaaacttttattatttggtttaaattaagcataaattaatcaaatttgatctgggtttaaaaaaaaaatattgctaCGGTTCCAACTTCCAACTTGTCATTCTGTATAAGAATTGGGCCGAAGGTAGACATGTACAAGATTTGACCCCAGGCCCATGTGTATACGGACATGCTGTAAATTCCTTAAGTACAAGCGGGCAATTTTCCCGCATGCGAATCAGAGAGGCGGCGGACTCGGACTCCCTCTCAGGCGCCGGTTTGGGCGA includes:
- the LOC105163119 gene encoding magnesium/proton exchanger isoform X1, encoding MDPLNNSTAQNIHGGSNMVGNEKCQLYLLFHEETKLGNGLQGFLYFVALAYCFIGLSAITARFFRSMENVVKHTRRVEEIDPCTNTKIVKHIKVWNYTIADITLLAFGTSFPQISLATIDAIRNLGNLYAGGLGPGTLVGSAAFDLFPIHAVCVVVPKAGELKKISDIGVWLIELFWSFWAYIWLYITLEVWTPNVITLWEASLTVLQFGLLLLHAYAQDKRWPYLSLPLSRSERPDDWVPAETASYKDKNTAPYKYSEILEDEYGNGSIVDIFSVHDGNRDYEYQNLPDNDVAESSDQTRDEVPEGDDLLSIWKQQFIDAFMLESPESRKLNNTCLRVAKAFWQLLLAPWRILFAFVPPYQIAHGWIAFICSLIFISGIAYIVTKLTDLISCVTGINAYVIAFTALAAGTSWPDLVASKIAAERQITADSAIANITCSNSVNIYIGIGVPWLIDTLYNFFAYNKPLKIENAAGLSFSLLVFFATSVGCIGVLVFRRLTLGAELGGPKVWAWVTCVYFMLLWLIFVVLSSLRVSGFI
- the LOC105163119 gene encoding magnesium/proton exchanger isoform X2 produces the protein MDPLNNSTAQNIHGGSNMGFLYFVALAYCFIGLSAITARFFRSMENVVKHTRRVEEIDPCTNTKIVKHIKVWNYTIADITLLAFGTSFPQISLATIDAIRNLGNLYAGGLGPGTLVGSAAFDLFPIHAVCVVVPKAGELKKISDIGVWLIELFWSFWAYIWLYITLEVWTPNVITLWEASLTVLQFGLLLLHAYAQDKRWPYLSLPLSRSERPDDWVPAETASYKDKNTAPYKYSEILEDEYGNGSIVDIFSVHDGNRDYEYQNLPDNDVAESSDQTRDEVPEGDDLLSIWKQQFIDAFMLESPESRKLNNTCLRVAKAFWQLLLAPWRILFAFVPPYQIAHGWIAFICSLIFISGIAYIVTKLTDLISCVTGINAYVIAFTALAAGTSWPDLVASKIAAERQITADSAIANITCSNSVNIYIGIGVPWLIDTLYNFFAYNKPLKIENAAGLSFSLLVFFATSVGCIGVLVFRRLTLGAELGGPKVWAWVTCVYFMLLWLIFVVLSSLRVSGFI
- the LOC105163120 gene encoding 60S ribosomal protein L22-2; translation: MSKGAAAAGAKGGKKKGVSFVIDCSKPVEDKIMEIASLEKFLQERIKVGGKAGALGDSVTVTREKNKITVTADSAFSKRYLKYLTKKYLKKHNVRDWLRVIASNKDRNVYELRYFNIAEQEGEEED